The Sebastes umbrosus isolate fSebUmb1 chromosome 4, fSebUmb1.pri, whole genome shotgun sequence genome has a window encoding:
- the LOC119486080 gene encoding galanin peptides-like: MTVSIVITPHCPDGIDGHRTLRDKPGLAGKRDMGQEEDFRTGSLRIADGDIIHTVIDFLSYLKLKDMGALDSLSSSVTSDELANP, from the exons ATGACTGTGTCGATTGTGATCACTCCTCATTGTCCAGATGGAATAGATGGACACAGGACACTAAGGGACAAGCCGGGTCTGGCTGGCAAGAGGGACATGGGCCAGGAGGAGGACTTCAGAacag GTTCCCTGAGAATAGCAGATGGAGATATCATCCACACTGTCATTGACTTCCTGTCGTACCTAAAGCTCAAAG ataTGGGAGCGTTGGACAGCCTGTCTTCCTCTGTGACATCAGACGAACTGGCCAATCCATAA